A stretch of Schaalia odontolytica DNA encodes these proteins:
- a CDS encoding phosphatase PAP2 family protein produces the protein MIARRLLTPPVIIGVLLVAAVAVAGGFITSPLSIDTTVWSDFVASRTPAMNSFMTGASWLFDPKRAVVVALVVAGAVWWFIKKVMNALYILCSVVFSAANSYIIKHLYERPRPEEALRLITEDGYSFPSGHATAVTALFVSLVLVLTTTRVGRRLRYLLWAAALTLIVFICVTRLYLGVHWVTDVIAGFSVGLGSSMILAPFMIGPNALKLFR, from the coding sequence ATGATTGCTCGTCGCCTCCTGACTCCCCCCGTGATCATCGGGGTTCTCCTCGTCGCTGCTGTCGCCGTCGCGGGCGGATTCATCACGAGTCCCCTGTCGATCGACACCACGGTGTGGTCTGACTTCGTCGCGTCGCGCACGCCGGCGATGAACTCCTTCATGACGGGCGCCTCGTGGCTGTTCGACCCCAAGCGCGCGGTCGTCGTGGCGCTGGTCGTGGCGGGCGCCGTGTGGTGGTTCATCAAGAAGGTCATGAACGCCCTGTACATCCTGTGTTCCGTCGTGTTCTCGGCCGCAAACAGCTACATCATCAAGCACCTGTACGAGCGTCCTCGCCCCGAGGAGGCGCTACGCCTGATCACCGAGGACGGCTATTCGTTCCCGTCGGGTCACGCGACGGCCGTGACTGCGCTGTTCGTGTCCCTGGTGCTGGTCCTGACGACGACGCGCGTCGGTCGCCGTCTGCGCTACCTGCTGTGGGCCGCGGCGCTGACGCTCATCGTCTTCATCTGCGTGACTCGCCTGTACCTGGGCGTCCACTGGGTGACCGACGTGATCGCCGGCTTCAGCGTGGGTCTGGGCTCGTCGATGATCTTGGCGCCGTTCATGATTGGGCCTAACGCCCTAAAGTTGTTCCGCTAG
- a CDS encoding YchJ family protein translates to MTSSPAAPGAASAGAPRPRTCPCGSGAMLAQCCGRYLDGELAPTAEALMRSRYTAFALRDEDYLFRTWHPRTRPAPPYWVEGTQWTGLQILGAEAGGPSDEEGTVTFVASWRDTSTGESGQMREHSRFSRRAGRWMYEYGAND, encoded by the coding sequence GTGACCTCCTCCCCCGCTGCCCCCGGCGCTGCGAGCGCTGGCGCGCCCCGGCCTCGTACCTGCCCGTGCGGGTCGGGGGCGATGCTGGCGCAGTGCTGCGGGCGCTACCTGGACGGCGAGTTAGCTCCGACCGCTGAGGCGCTCATGCGGTCGCGCTACACGGCGTTCGCGCTGCGCGACGAGGACTACCTGTTCCGCACGTGGCACCCGCGCACGCGCCCCGCTCCCCCCTACTGGGTGGAGGGGACGCAGTGGACGGGTCTGCAGATCCTGGGGGCCGAGGCCGGGGGTCCTTCCGACGAGGAGGGCACCGTGACGTTCGTGGCCTCGTGGCGGGACACATCGACTGGCGAATCCGGGCAGATGCGGGAGCATTCGCGCTTCTCACGCCGGGCCGGGCGCTGGATGTACGAGTACGGCGCCAACGACTGA
- the trxB gene encoding thioredoxin-disulfide reductase: protein MSFVTIPGLVTAESTDTTAETAEVQIPSAQVPEGATVHDVVIVGSGPAGYTAAVYTARAGLAPIVLAGQLAAGGALMNTTEVENFPGFPEGIQGPELMDNMREQAEKFGADVRYEDVIAVNLEGDVKAVATEDEVFYARAVILATGSEYRHMNVPGEDEFSGRGVSYCATCDGFFFKDRRLAVIGGGDSAMEEATFLTNFASEVVVVHRRDTLRASRVMAERALNNPKISFEWNATVEEVLGDEAVTGLRLASTVDGSTREIAVDGVFVAIGHLPRTGFLRGQVALDEAGYITVDEPSTRTSVAGVFACGDAVDHTYRQAITAAGSGCRAALDAERWLASLGDQA, encoded by the coding sequence ATGTCTTTCGTGACGATTCCGGGCCTGGTGACGGCCGAATCCACCGATACCACCGCTGAGACCGCCGAGGTGCAGATCCCGTCGGCGCAGGTGCCCGAGGGCGCCACCGTCCACGACGTTGTCATCGTCGGCTCGGGTCCGGCCGGCTACACGGCCGCGGTCTACACGGCCCGCGCCGGCCTCGCCCCCATCGTGCTGGCCGGTCAGCTGGCCGCGGGTGGCGCGCTGATGAACACGACCGAGGTCGAGAACTTCCCCGGTTTCCCGGAGGGCATTCAGGGCCCCGAGCTCATGGACAACATGCGCGAGCAGGCCGAGAAGTTCGGCGCGGACGTTCGCTACGAGGACGTCATCGCCGTTAACCTCGAGGGCGACGTGAAGGCCGTGGCGACCGAGGACGAGGTCTTCTACGCGCGCGCCGTCATCCTGGCCACCGGCTCGGAGTACCGTCACATGAACGTGCCCGGCGAGGACGAGTTCTCCGGCCGCGGCGTCTCCTACTGCGCAACCTGCGACGGCTTCTTCTTCAAGGATCGTCGCCTGGCCGTCATCGGCGGCGGCGACTCCGCGATGGAGGAGGCCACCTTCCTGACGAACTTCGCGTCCGAGGTCGTCGTCGTGCACCGTCGCGACACCCTGCGCGCCTCGCGCGTCATGGCCGAGCGCGCCCTGAACAACCCGAAGATCTCCTTCGAGTGGAACGCGACCGTCGAGGAGGTCCTGGGCGACGAGGCCGTGACCGGCCTGCGCCTCGCCTCCACGGTGGACGGTTCCACGCGTGAGATCGCCGTGGACGGCGTGTTCGTCGCGATCGGTCACCTGCCCCGCACGGGTTTCCTGCGTGGCCAGGTCGCCCTCGACGAGGCCGGCTACATCACGGTCGACGAGCCGTCGACGCGCACGTCCGTCGCGGGCGTCTTCGCCTGCGGTGACGCCGTAGACCACACGTACCGCCAGGCCATCACGGCGGCCGGCTCCGGCTGCCGTGCGGCCCTGGATGCGGAGCGCTGGCTGGCCTCCCTGGGCGACCAGGCGTGA